Proteins found in one Geomonas subterranea genomic segment:
- the prsK gene encoding XrtA/PEP-CTERM system histidine kinase PrsK, translated as MSLTLISVFLLLASVLRIVLLERRSGAYSYLAVPFFAIAVLELFDFFALGNSRAEIDWKRCALFVEALLPSCWILLSLTYARELPERGLSLKSRLLVGISALLVLVPLLLPAASFYYAPDFPAEAVLFLADAGYYFYVAILLLLVVALINFESTLVNASSEALWRVKLDIVALCSMLAVLAFYYSSALLYRSLNMELAPLRSLLFIIASLMLLYARSHWRGSARVKVSQAVLLKSVVIVVISAYLVMLGALGEAMKYFGPLFPRVLTLSLGFIAGILLLLLLLSDRAKRELKVLLHKHFYQSKYDYRAQWLGLTERLSTFEGGDDLVHRVLLAYCEIFGVHGAALYQHQQGCGWYCVASALELEPLRETINDDNPILTSLRERQWVFCSGDPNHELTPHEWLFLERYGISFVVPLFEGEALSGFIVLGAQVVPDEQYRYEDFDLMKTIARQVSVAMQHQRLSEQLTQSKAMEAVGSLATFVVHDLKNLAATISLVLENAREHIDNPEFQQDMLSSLGNTTKKMHHLIGRLRNLGESELLQRRPVDLLALTGDCAAMVQGRTISVQGDQQVVLGDREELQKVLLNLLLNAVEASPPGASITVEVGCNGTPFVKVADRGCGMSPRFIRNDLFVPFRTSKPTGLGIGLYQSRQIVTAHGGSIEVSSVEGEGTVFTVHLPVAAEEPAAGAIEAA; from the coding sequence GGCGCTTTTACCGTCCTGCTGGATTTTGCTGAGCCTGACCTACGCGCGGGAGCTCCCGGAGCGGGGACTTTCGTTGAAGAGCCGGTTACTGGTCGGGATCAGCGCGCTTCTGGTACTGGTTCCCCTGTTGCTGCCGGCGGCTTCCTTCTACTACGCTCCTGACTTCCCGGCCGAGGCGGTGCTGTTTCTGGCCGACGCCGGCTACTACTTCTACGTGGCGATCCTGTTGCTGCTGGTGGTGGCGCTAATCAACTTCGAGTCCACGCTGGTGAACGCCTCCTCGGAAGCCCTGTGGCGGGTGAAGCTCGATATCGTCGCGCTCTGCTCCATGCTCGCCGTGCTCGCGTTCTACTACTCGAGCGCCCTGCTGTACCGCTCGCTCAACATGGAGCTTGCGCCGCTGCGCTCCCTGCTCTTCATCATCGCCTCGCTGATGTTGCTCTATGCCCGTTCCCACTGGCGCGGCAGCGCCCGTGTCAAGGTCTCGCAGGCGGTCCTGCTGAAATCCGTGGTCATAGTGGTGATCTCCGCCTACCTGGTCATGCTGGGCGCGCTCGGCGAGGCGATGAAGTACTTCGGGCCGCTGTTCCCGCGGGTGCTCACCCTGTCACTGGGGTTCATAGCCGGCATCCTGCTGCTGCTTCTGCTCCTCTCCGACCGGGCCAAGCGGGAACTGAAGGTGCTGCTACACAAGCACTTCTACCAGAGTAAATACGATTACCGGGCGCAGTGGCTTGGGTTGACCGAGAGGCTGTCGACCTTCGAAGGGGGGGATGACCTGGTCCACAGGGTGCTCCTCGCCTACTGCGAGATCTTCGGAGTGCACGGAGCGGCGCTGTATCAGCACCAGCAAGGGTGCGGCTGGTACTGCGTCGCCTCTGCCCTCGAACTGGAGCCGCTTCGGGAGACCATCAACGACGACAACCCGATCCTGACCTCCCTGCGGGAGAGGCAGTGGGTCTTTTGCAGCGGTGACCCCAACCATGAGCTCACCCCGCACGAATGGCTCTTCCTCGAACGCTACGGGATCTCCTTCGTGGTTCCCCTCTTCGAGGGGGAGGCGCTCTCCGGATTCATCGTGCTGGGGGCCCAGGTGGTGCCCGACGAGCAGTACCGCTACGAAGACTTCGATCTGATGAAGACCATCGCGCGTCAGGTGTCGGTTGCCATGCAGCATCAGCGCCTCTCCGAGCAGCTGACCCAGTCCAAGGCGATGGAGGCGGTGGGGAGCCTGGCGACCTTCGTGGTGCACGACCTGAAGAACCTTGCGGCCACCATCTCGCTGGTGCTCGAGAACGCCCGGGAGCACATCGATAACCCGGAGTTTCAGCAGGACATGCTGAGCAGCCTCGGCAACACCACGAAGAAGATGCACCACCTGATCGGCCGGCTGCGCAACCTGGGCGAGAGCGAACTCCTGCAGAGGCGCCCGGTCGATCTGCTGGCGCTCACCGGGGATTGCGCGGCGATGGTGCAGGGAAGGACCATTTCGGTGCAGGGTGACCAGCAGGTAGTGCTGGGGGACAGGGAGGAGCTGCAAAAGGTGCTTTTGAACCTCTTGCTGAACGCGGTGGAGGCTTCACCCCCCGGGGCATCCATAACCGTGGAAGTCGGCTGCAACGGCACCCCGTTCGTCAAGGTGGCGGACCGCGGCTGCGGCATGTCCCCGCGCTTTATCAGGAACGATCTGTTCGTGCCGTTTCGCACCTCAAAGCCGACCGGGCTCGGCATCGGACTGTACCAGTCGCGCCAGATCGTCACGGCCCACGGCGGCAGTATCGAAGTCTCCAGCGTGGAAGGGGAGGGGACCGTGTTCACCGTCCACCTCCCGGTCGCGGCGGAGGAACCGGCGGCCGGCGCCATCGAGGCCGCATGA
- the prsR gene encoding PEP-CTERM-box response regulator transcription factor: MRKLLIVDDNEDIRQQLKWGLNQEYQVLLAADAREALSLFRSERPAVVVLDLGLPPYPDSSVEGFRCLDEMLGVNPVTKVIMLTGNNERENALKAMRMGAFDFYAKPPVLSELKVMIGRAFHIANIEEQNSVISPCGEAEEQWGMVGKCAEMQAVFTTIRKVAASNAPILILGESGTGKELVAAAIHEASQRRTGPMVAINCGAIPENLLESELFGHEKGAFTGAHTAVRGKLQYAHKGTLFLDEIGELPVNLQVKLLRFLQEGTIQRVGGREEIPIDARTTCATNIDIPKAIEEGRFREDLYYRIGVVTVKLPPLRSRGDDVLLLAETFLRLFCKESKKKVRLSPAAIAFLKRHDWPGNVRELRNRIQRAVIMCDGSSIGPLDLGCDFEPPPMPSHNNDNLSLREARERMEREMILNAIERQSGNILKAAEELGVSRPTLYDLMKKLSIHQ, translated from the coding sequence GTGAGAAAGCTTCTGATTGTCGATGACAATGAGGATATCAGGCAACAACTGAAGTGGGGGCTGAACCAGGAGTACCAGGTGCTTCTGGCGGCCGATGCCCGCGAAGCCCTTTCCCTTTTCAGGAGCGAGCGCCCTGCGGTCGTGGTGCTCGACCTGGGGCTCCCCCCGTACCCGGACAGCTCGGTCGAGGGATTCCGCTGCCTGGACGAGATGCTGGGGGTGAACCCGGTGACCAAGGTCATCATGCTGACCGGCAACAACGAAAGGGAAAACGCGCTCAAGGCGATGCGCATGGGCGCCTTCGACTTTTACGCGAAGCCCCCCGTGTTGTCCGAACTGAAGGTGATGATCGGGCGCGCCTTCCACATCGCCAACATCGAGGAGCAAAACAGCGTGATCTCCCCCTGCGGGGAGGCGGAAGAGCAGTGGGGTATGGTTGGGAAGTGCGCCGAGATGCAGGCTGTCTTCACCACCATCCGCAAGGTCGCCGCCTCCAACGCCCCCATCCTGATCCTCGGCGAGAGCGGTACCGGCAAGGAGCTTGTGGCGGCCGCCATTCACGAGGCGAGCCAGCGCCGCACGGGGCCGATGGTGGCGATCAACTGCGGCGCCATCCCGGAGAATCTCCTGGAGAGCGAGCTCTTCGGGCACGAGAAGGGAGCCTTCACCGGCGCTCACACCGCCGTGCGCGGGAAGCTGCAGTACGCCCACAAGGGGACCCTTTTCCTCGACGAGATTGGTGAACTCCCGGTGAACCTGCAGGTGAAGCTGCTGCGTTTTCTCCAGGAAGGGACCATCCAGCGGGTCGGCGGGCGGGAGGAGATCCCCATCGACGCGCGCACCACCTGCGCCACCAACATCGACATCCCGAAGGCGATCGAGGAGGGACGGTTCCGCGAGGACCTCTACTACCGGATAGGCGTGGTCACCGTCAAGCTCCCCCCCCTTAGGTCGCGCGGCGACGACGTCCTCCTGCTGGCGGAAACCTTCCTGAGGCTCTTTTGCAAGGAGAGCAAGAAGAAGGTGCGGCTGTCGCCCGCTGCCATTGCCTTCCTGAAACGGCACGACTGGCCCGGGAACGTGCGCGAATTGAGAAACCGCATCCAGCGCGCCGTCATCATGTGCGACGGTTCCAGCATCGGCCCGCTCGATCTTGGTTGCGACTTCGAGCCTCCGCCGATGCCGTCCCACAACAATGACAACCTCTCGCTCAGGGAAGCGCGCGAACGGATGGAGCGGGAGATGATACTGAACGCCATAGAACGGCAATCGGGCAACATCCTGAAGGCCGCCGAGGAACTGGGCGTCAGCCGCCCCACGCTCTACGACCTGATGAAGAAGCTTTCCATACACCAGTAG